Below is a genomic region from Persicimonas caeni.
GCTCGCCGGCGCGTCGGTGATGCGCACTTCAAACGCGACAGGGGAGGCGTCGACAATCTGTGCATCCGACGGCGACACGAACTCGACGCCCGGCGCGACGATCTCTTGTTGGTTGTTGACGCTCTCGTCGTTGGGCTCCTCATCTCCACACCCAACCGTCGCCACCGCGAACGCTGCGACGGCGCCGAGCGTGATCACTCTGTACTTCCAATACATCGTTCTGACCCTCTTGATATTGAAAACCGTTTTCAAAACCAGACTGCAGGTCGGTAGATATATCGAGTTGGGAGAAGATGCAAATGAAATTCGTTTTCAATTGGGGCGCGGCGAGTTGCACCAAAAAGAAACGCCGACGTAGGACACGCCGGCGCAAATACTGAGACAAGTTGGAAGGCAAAGAGGGGTCAGGAGCCGTCGTCGTCAGAATCGGCCGAGTCTTCCGAGGCCTCTTCGGCCTCGTTCTGCTTCTGGCGAAGCTTCTCGGGGTCGAATTTGACCGCGCCCAGGCGCCCGTCGAGCTCGACGAAGAACTCCTCGATATTGCGCGCGTTCTGCCCGAAGTCGCCTTTGCCCACTCGCGAGGCGCTGCGCACGTTCACGCGGGTGACGAACTCGGTGACCGGCTCGACGCGGATGGTCACGTCGTCGATGAACCCGAAGACGTCGGTCTCGCGCTCGGCCTCGAGGGTATAGGTCGCCGCGTCCTCGCCGACGAGCGTCCACCCGTCGAGCTCCTCGACGCCGGCTTTCGCCTCCTCGAAGACCCGCTGTGGATCGGTGGTGTAGTACTGGGGCTGGACCTCGGGGTACTCCGGGGTCTTGCCGGTCTCGACCTCGTTGATCACCGGCCAGATGCTGGCGGCCACCAAGAGGCCGGTCACGGTCACGCCGACCAGGACGGCCAGGGCTATGAGCAGTTTCTGCTTCATCAATCCTCTCAGGATTCCGCGCAGACGGTCATTACTTCTTCAAAGGTAGTCTCGCCCTTGGCGAGCTTGCGGATGGCGCCCTCTCGGAGCGACATCATCCCGTTGGCACGCGCTGCTTTACGTATCTCAGGAGCGTCGGCCTGTCGAGAGATCAGTTTGGCGATGGAGGTGTCCACCGGCAGCATCTCGAACAGCCCGGTGCGACCAAAATACCCGGTGCCCCGGCACTTTGTGCAGCCCTCGCCGTAGTATGCCGGCAGGGTTCGCTGCGAGCGCGGCGGCAGCTTGATGTCGAGCAGCTCGACTTGCTCGGCGTCGAGCGTCGTCTTGGCCTTGCACGAGGTGCAGATGCGCCGCACCAACCGCTGGGCCATCACGCCCACCAGGGTCGACGAGAGCAAAAACGGCTCGACCTCCAGGTCCAGCAGGCGCGTGACCGTCGAGGCGGTGTCGTTGGTGTGTAGCGTGCTGAAGACCAGGTGGCCGGTCAGCGCGGCTTGGGCGGCCATTTGGGCCGTCTCCGGGTCGCGAATCTCGCCGACCATGATGATGTCGGGGTCCTGGCGCAGGATCGTGCGCAGCGCCGAGGCGAACGTAATGTCGACGCGCTTCTGGACGAGCACCTGGTTGAGGTCCTCTTGGACCATCTCGATGGGGTCCTCGATCGTCGTGATATTGACGTCGGGCCCGGCGAGCTCCTTGAGCGTCGAGTAGAGCGTGGTCGTCTTACCGCTGCCGGTCGGGCCGGTGACCAGCACCATCCCGTGCGGCCGGTGGATGAACTCGCGCCACTGCGCGGTCTCCTCGTCGGTCATGCCCACCGAGCTCAAGTCCTTGATGATCGACTGCGGGTCGAAGATGCGGATGACGAGCTTCTCGCCGAACGCCACCGGCATGCTCGACACGCGCAGTTCGACCTCGCGGCCCTCGCGCTCGGTCTTGATGCGCCCGTCCTGCGGGCGGCGCCGCTCGGAGATGTCCATGCGCGCGAGCATCTTCATGCGGCTCGTAAACGCGCGATGAATCGCCTTGGGGAACTGGTAGATATTGTGGAGCACCCCGTCGATGCGCAGGCGCACCATCGTGTGCTCGCGCTTCGGCTCGATGTGGATGTCGCTGGCGCGCTGGTCGAACGCGTAGTGCAGCAGGTACTCCACCGCGTTGATGATCGGCCGGTCGGTCGCCTCGATCTCGCCGACATTCTTGAGCCGCACGAGCTGCTCGAGGTTGCCGATATCGACCCCGCCGGTCACCTCCTGCTCGGCGGCGGTGATCGACGAGCTGAACCCGTAGACCTCCACGATCAGCTTGGCGATGTCTTCTTTGGGGCTGACCACGATCTCGAGCGGCTCGCTCGTGACCTCGCGAAGCTGCATGATCAGCTGCTGGTCGAACGGGTTGTCGAGCGCAAACACGATCTTGCCGTTCTCGCGGCGCAGCGGGATGCACGAGTGATGGCGCGCAAACGGCTGGCTGACCGTGTTGGCCACCAGCTTCATGTCGACCTCGAGCGGGTCGGGCTTCTCGAAGGCCACCCCGGCGTCGTTGGCGATGGCCTGGGCGATCGCGTCGTGGTCGACCGGCTTTCCGTTGGGCGCCACGAAGTTGAAGTCGGCGACCACCTCGGCAGGGCTGACCTGCGTGCGCGAGGCTTTGCGCGTGCCCTCCCGGTTGACCCGCTCACGCATGATCCGCGTGCGCACCGTCGACTCCTGCGAGCGCACCTGACTCGCCTGCTCGTCGGTCAACAGGCCCTGGTCGGCCAAGATGCCGACGAGGTAGGGCACCGAGTAGTGGACGTTCTTTGCGCGCTGGTCGATCGACATCGGGTGGTGGCTGAATTTAAGGAGACTGAGCCGCGTCATTGTAACCGTGAACGGCTACAGTTGTCACGAAATTCGCTAGCACCACCACCTTGAACACGACCGCTCCCAACTCTATTCTTTCACAGAGCCTCACCACCCACAGTTGATCGCACAATGCGCAGCCGACTCTACATTTTGAGCGCAGCAATTTGCCTGTTCCTCACCGGCTGCGACCTCGGCACGCTCCAGGTCGAGCGACCCACACCGCGCCCCGCGCCCACCGAGCCCGAAAACCCACTCTTCGACCCCTCGGTCGACTGCTCGAGCCCGCGCGTCGACCCCGGCCCGCACTACGTGCGTCGGTTGACCAACGAGGAGTATGTCAACACGGTGGGCGACGTGCTCGGCGTCGACATCGCCGACCTGCGCGCTCGGCTGCCCGGTGACTCGTACGTCGCCGGCTTCAAGAACACGGCCATCGGCCTGTCCGTCTCCGGGCGGCGCATCGAGCAGTACGCGCATATCGCCGGCGAGGTCGCCGAGCGACTCGACCCGGACGCCCTCGGCGAGCGCGCGAGCTGCACGCTCGGCGACTCCGCCTGCGAGCGGGCGTTCCTGCGCGACCTAGGCCTCCAACTCTTTCGGCGTCCCATGACCGACGCCGAGGTCGAGCGCTTCGCGCGCCTCTTTCGCGTCGTCGAGTCGGAGGGCGACGGCTTCGAGCGCGCCGCGCGCCTCGTCGTCGAGGCGATGGTCCAGTCGCCGCAATTCCTCTACCGGCTCGAGGCTCGCCACCCCGAGGCGCGCCTGCCCAGGCGTACCTTC
It encodes:
- a CDS encoding DUF1499 domain-containing protein, producing MKQKLLIALAVLVGVTVTGLLVAASIWPVINEVETGKTPEYPEVQPQYYTTDPQRVFEEAKAGVEELDGWTLVGEDAATYTLEAERETDVFGFIDDVTIRVEPVTEFVTRVNVRSASRVGKGDFGQNARNIEEFFVELDGRLGAVKFDPEKLRQKQNEAEEASEDSADSDDDGS
- a CDS encoding GspE/PulE family protein, which produces MTRLSLLKFSHHPMSIDQRAKNVHYSVPYLVGILADQGLLTDEQASQVRSQESTVRTRIMRERVNREGTRKASRTQVSPAEVVADFNFVAPNGKPVDHDAIAQAIANDAGVAFEKPDPLEVDMKLVANTVSQPFARHHSCIPLRRENGKIVFALDNPFDQQLIMQLREVTSEPLEIVVSPKEDIAKLIVEVYGFSSSITAAEQEVTGGVDIGNLEQLVRLKNVGEIEATDRPIINAVEYLLHYAFDQRASDIHIEPKREHTMVRLRIDGVLHNIYQFPKAIHRAFTSRMKMLARMDISERRRPQDGRIKTEREGREVELRVSSMPVAFGEKLVIRIFDPQSIIKDLSSVGMTDEETAQWREFIHRPHGMVLVTGPTGSGKTTTLYSTLKELAGPDVNITTIEDPIEMVQEDLNQVLVQKRVDITFASALRTILRQDPDIIMVGEIRDPETAQMAAQAALTGHLVFSTLHTNDTASTVTRLLDLEVEPFLLSSTLVGVMAQRLVRRICTSCKAKTTLDAEQVELLDIKLPPRSQRTLPAYYGEGCTKCRGTGYFGRTGLFEMLPVDTSIAKLISRQADAPEIRKAARANGMMSLREGAIRKLAKGETTFEEVMTVCAES